CCCCGGATCAGCAACTCGTCGTCGACCACCGCCGAGATCAGGCTCTCCCGCTCGGCCGGCTCCAACCGGGTCGGGTCCTCCACGGCGAAGTAACCCTCCAGCAGCCCGGCGGCCGAGCGGAGGAACTCCACCGGGTCGGCCGGCTCCGCGCCGTCGAACACCCCGGCCAGCTCCGGCTGCTCGGTGACCAGCCGGTCCCACTGTGGGGCCACCAGATCGCCGGCCGCCGCCGGTGTGCGGCCCTGCGCGGGCAGGTCGAACAGGCGCTCCAGCACCGCGTGCACCAGCGTGCCCCGGGCCTGCTCCATGGTGGTGCGCTCGGGCAGCCGGTCGATGCTGCGGAACCGGTAGAGCAGCGGGCAGGTCTTGAAATCCGCCGCACGCGACGGCGACAGCGAGGCCCGCACCGTCGGCGGCGCCTGTGCCGGGGTGGAAGGTTGGGGAGTGGTGACCGGTTCCGCCGTCATGTCGGCAAAGGTTAGGGCACCGGTGTGACACCGACCGCCGCCCGCCCCACACAGCGACGGTCCGTAGCATCGTGGCGATGGAGCAGACATCCCGGCCGCCGCGCCGACCCGACCGGCGCCCCGGCCTGAACGTCGGCCGGGTGTTCGGGGTGCCGCTGCACCTCAACGTCTCCATGGTCCTGTTCGCGGTGCTCATCGCCGTGCTGTACGCCGAGTTCGCCCGCCGGCAGCTGGACCTGCCGCAGATCAGCGGCTATCTGATCGGCTTCGGCTTCGTGGTGTCGCTGCTCGGCTCGGTGCTGCTGCACGAGCTGGGTCACGCCCTGACCGCCCGGCGGTACGGCATCGGTGTGCGCGGAATCACCCTGGAACTGCTCGGCGGCTACACCGAGATGGACCGGGACGCCCCGTCCCCCCGCGTCGACCTGCTGGTGTCCCTGGCCGGCCCGGCGGTCTCCGCGGTCCTCGGCGTCCTCGCGGTCGCCGCCACGCTTGCCCTGCCCCAGGGGACAGTGGCCCACCAGCTCGCCTTCCAGCTCGCGGTCAGCAACGTCATCGTCGCGCTGTTCAACAGCCTGCCCGGGCTGCCGCTCGACGGTGGCCGGGCGCTGCGCGCCGCGGTGTGGGGGCTGACCCGCGACCGGCACCTCGGCACCGAGGTTGCCGGCTGGGCCGGCCGCGTCGTCGCCGTCGGCACCACGGTCGTGGTCCTGCTGCTCACCGTCACCGACCGCCTGGCG
This portion of the Micromonospora zamorensis genome encodes:
- a CDS encoding RecB family exonuclease, yielding MTAEPVTTPQPSTPAQAPPTVRASLSPSRAADFKTCPLLYRFRSIDRLPERTTMEQARGTLVHAVLERLFDLPAQGRTPAAAGDLVAPQWDRLVTEQPELAGVFDGAEPADPVEFLRSAAGLLEGYFAVEDPTRLEPAERESLISAVVDDELLIRGYLDRLDVAPDGALRVVDYKTGGAPREAFEARALFQLKFYALVLWRTRGVVPRVLRLLYLRDAEVLDYTPDADELVRFERTVVALWRAIEQATARQDFRPRPSKLCDWCSHQALCPTFGGTPPPFPVAAASADPLRDSRSVPVVPGADE
- a CDS encoding M50 family metallopeptidase, whose amino-acid sequence is MFGVPLHLNVSMVLFAVLIAVLYAEFARRQLDLPQISGYLIGFGFVVSLLGSVLLHELGHALTARRYGIGVRGITLELLGGYTEMDRDAPSPRVDLLVSLAGPAVSAVLGVLAVAATLALPQGTVAHQLAFQLAVSNVIVALFNSLPGLPLDGGRALRAAVWGLTRDRHLGTEVAGWAGRVVAVGTTVVVLLLTVTDRLAPLALPLMLLVAVTLWRGAGQSIRAARVSRRFPLIDLSRLARPVWPVGTGTPLAEAQRRRADAAQPDAALLVTDSTGRPVALVDPAAAEAVPVERRPWLAVDAVARSLGTLPTLTLGWDGERVMEAVQTHPGAQYVVTSGEDVVGILHIADLAQLLEPNRKMTP